A single genomic interval of Spirosoma linguale DSM 74 harbors:
- a CDS encoding Integrase catalytic region (PFAM: Integrase catalytic region~KEGG: maq:Maqu_3180 integrase catalytic subunit), translated as MANQRLPMHLLRQILLLQQQHKSIRDIARSLGLARNTVRGYLRMLPDPATLSLPQLSDQQLDELVQSRPPAPSPDAPLTILQQRFAQIDRELTRPGVTRYSLWLDYKAEHPNGYQYTQFCHYYQLWSQRQQTSMHIEHKAGDKLFVDFAGKRLSLVDQTTGEVRPVEFFVAVLGCSQLTYAQVVATQRKEDFITALQNALHYFGGVPAAIVPDNLKAAVIRSDRYEPQINETLADFALHYQTTILPARSGKPRDKALVEGAVNILYRRIYAPLRNEVFHRLDDLNAAIRPLLDAHNQMRFQNRGHSRQSQFEERERMHLMGLPNTAYLIKHYAGSRVQKNGHVLLSEDKHYYSVPYRYIGQWVRLIYTASSVEVYCQHQRIATHQRLQGQYHYSTLKEHLPPAHQWISDWSPETFVRRADRIGPQTRQAVEAILTSRAHPEQAYKSCQGVLSLEKKVGRERLERACQRALCYQSVSYKVIRSIIERGLDTLSDASPVSSVPSHENIRGASAYQ; from the coding sequence ATGGCCAACCAGCGTCTTCCTATGCACCTACTCCGTCAGATTCTGCTTCTCCAGCAGCAACATAAGTCTATCCGGGATATTGCCCGTTCGCTAGGCCTGGCTCGCAATACCGTCCGGGGCTACCTGCGCATGCTTCCCGATCCGGCAACGCTTTCCCTCCCGCAACTCTCCGACCAACAGTTGGATGAGCTGGTACAAAGTCGTCCGCCTGCGCCCTCACCCGACGCCCCCCTAACTATTCTTCAACAACGATTCGCTCAGATTGACCGCGAACTGACCCGACCCGGCGTTACCCGGTATAGTCTTTGGCTGGATTACAAAGCCGAACATCCCAACGGCTATCAGTATACGCAGTTCTGCCACTATTATCAGCTTTGGAGCCAGCGGCAGCAGACCAGCATGCACATTGAGCACAAAGCGGGCGACAAACTCTTCGTCGACTTTGCGGGCAAGCGGCTCTCGCTGGTCGACCAGACAACAGGGGAGGTTAGGCCGGTCGAGTTCTTCGTGGCCGTGCTGGGTTGCAGTCAGCTCACTTACGCCCAGGTAGTGGCTACTCAGCGCAAGGAGGACTTCATCACCGCCCTGCAAAACGCCCTGCATTACTTCGGGGGCGTACCAGCGGCCATCGTGCCCGATAACCTCAAAGCGGCTGTGATTCGCTCGGATCGCTATGAACCCCAGATCAATGAGACGCTGGCTGACTTTGCGCTCCATTATCAAACGACGATCCTGCCGGCCCGGAGCGGTAAGCCCCGCGACAAAGCTCTGGTCGAAGGAGCCGTCAACATCCTCTATCGACGCATCTACGCTCCCCTGCGCAATGAGGTCTTTCATCGACTTGACGATCTCAATGCGGCTATCCGCCCCTTACTCGACGCCCACAACCAAATGCGCTTTCAGAACCGGGGCCATAGTCGGCAGTCGCAGTTCGAGGAGCGGGAGCGAATGCACTTGATGGGGTTGCCCAACACGGCTTATCTCATCAAACACTATGCGGGGAGCCGGGTTCAGAAAAACGGCCATGTACTGCTGTCAGAAGACAAGCATTATTACAGCGTACCCTATCGCTACATCGGCCAGTGGGTACGGCTGATCTACACGGCGTCAAGCGTTGAAGTCTACTGCCAGCACCAGCGTATTGCGACTCACCAGCGATTACAGGGACAGTACCATTACTCGACACTCAAAGAGCATTTGCCCCCAGCCCATCAGTGGATCAGTGACTGGAGCCCGGAGACGTTCGTCCGTCGGGCCGACCGCATTGGCCCCCAAACCCGGCAGGCCGTCGAAGCCATCCTAACGAGCCGGGCGCATCCCGAACAGGCTTATAAGTCGTGCCAGGGTGTACTAAGTCTGGAAAAGAAAGTGGGTAGAGAACGTCTGGAGCGGGCCTGCCAACGGGCGTTGTGCTACCAGAGCGTGAGCTACAAAGTCATCCGATCCATCATCGAACGCGGGCTGGATACGCTCTCCGATGCCAGTCCTGTCAGCTCAGTACCCAGCCATGAAAACATCCGGGGCGCATCAGCCTACCAGTAA
- a CDS encoding IstB domain protein ATP-binding protein (PFAM: IstB domain protein ATP-binding protein~KEGG: tau:Tola_2684 IstB domain protein ATP-binding protein) has product MNNQATLDRLRDLKLVGMYQAFETLLRLPLHQQPPADELLAQLTEAEHEYRQHRRTQMAIRAARFRYQASLEELHYGPGRNLDKTLVLRLADCRFIDRAENIFLTGSTGCGKSYVASALGYQACQLGYRVGYHNLIRLIQRLQLAKADGSYQREMSRLERQHLLILDDWGLQPLDQNGRLALLQIMEDRHGKAATIITSQLPVSKWHEYIDDPTLADAILDRLTHKAHRMELKGESMRRKQSLAAEK; this is encoded by the coding sequence ATGAATAACCAAGCGACACTTGACCGACTACGGGACCTTAAACTGGTGGGCATGTATCAGGCCTTCGAGACCCTGCTTCGCCTACCCCTTCACCAGCAACCGCCTGCCGACGAACTGCTGGCCCAGCTTACTGAAGCTGAACATGAGTACCGTCAACACCGACGCACCCAGATGGCCATCCGGGCGGCCCGCTTTCGCTATCAGGCCTCGCTGGAAGAGTTGCACTACGGCCCTGGCCGCAACCTGGATAAGACGCTGGTGCTTCGTTTGGCCGACTGCCGCTTCATCGATCGAGCCGAGAATATCTTCCTGACGGGATCAACTGGCTGCGGCAAAAGTTACGTGGCTTCGGCCCTGGGCTATCAGGCCTGTCAGCTGGGGTATCGGGTGGGTTATCACAATCTGATCCGGCTCATACAGCGACTGCAACTGGCTAAAGCCGACGGCTCCTACCAGCGGGAGATGAGTCGTCTGGAGCGGCAACACCTGCTCATTCTGGATGACTGGGGCTTACAACCCCTTGATCAGAATGGCCGATTGGCCCTGTTACAGATCATGGAGGACCGGCATGGCAAGGCCGCTACGATCATCACCTCGCAACTGCCGGTGAGTAAATGGCACGAATACATCGACGATCCTACCTTGGCCGATGCCATCCTGGACCGGCTAACTCACAAGGCTCATCGGATGGAGTTGAAGGGTGAATCGATGCGACGCAAGCAAAGTCTTGCGGCTGAGAAATAA
- a CDS encoding hypothetical protein (KEGG: reu:Reut_B5441 uroporphyrinogen decarboxylase) yields the protein MYMSISFWKHYPQLDQDGRMLAQATIAYQQRFQFDFVKLTPAGTWLAVCYGAVDACQGDHLGRRTIIKPCVNNWQDWQQLPLFGHPYFPQMLTQQLIASRMVSQAMEEVDVCATVFSPLSQAIQIAGLDTFIKQLEKYPEEVEKGLTRITRNTNFVLDELAESGIKRLFYVMQHTQEHVFPATQYHQIAARHDLACLGYSASIFKDTLVHLHGENVYWGLSSSIRGVRIHYGIHPTNPAPVGLAQQAQLPVVAGIPVSELTRITSKQQAQQLLELHFTDTAEPLLTGNCVLPLNFSDQQTDFWIQSFSQLLN from the coding sequence ATGTATATGAGTATATCATTCTGGAAACACTATCCACAGTTAGATCAGGATGGGAGGATGCTGGCCCAGGCAACAATAGCCTATCAACAACGATTTCAGTTCGACTTCGTTAAATTAACCCCGGCAGGTACCTGGCTGGCCGTTTGTTACGGGGCGGTTGATGCTTGTCAAGGAGATCATCTGGGACGGCGGACCATTATTAAGCCCTGCGTAAACAATTGGCAGGATTGGCAACAACTGCCCTTGTTTGGCCATCCCTACTTCCCTCAGATGTTAACTCAACAACTTATCGCTTCCCGAATGGTCAGTCAGGCTATGGAGGAGGTTGACGTTTGTGCTACTGTATTCAGCCCCCTTTCTCAGGCCATCCAGATTGCGGGCCTTGATACGTTTATAAAACAGCTGGAGAAGTACCCGGAGGAAGTTGAAAAAGGCTTGACCCGAATTACCCGTAATACCAACTTTGTGCTTGATGAGTTAGCCGAATCAGGCATCAAACGCTTGTTTTACGTAATGCAACATACTCAGGAACATGTATTTCCAGCTACTCAGTACCACCAAATTGCGGCTCGTCATGACCTTGCCTGCCTAGGTTATTCTGCTTCTATTTTTAAGGATACCCTCGTTCATCTGCATGGCGAAAACGTATATTGGGGCTTATCATCGTCCATACGTGGGGTTCGAATTCATTATGGTATCCACCCGACCAATCCGGCACCGGTTGGCCTGGCCCAACAAGCTCAGCTACCGGTTGTAGCCGGCATTCCCGTCAGCGAATTAACGCGGATTACGTCTAAACAGCAAGCCCAACAATTACTGGAGCTACATTTCACTGATACAGCCGAACCGCTTTTGACGGGTAATTGTGTTTTGCCCCTTAACTTTTCGGATCAGCAAACGGACTTCTGGATACAATCCTTTTCACAGCTACTTAATTAA
- a CDS encoding AMP-dependent synthetase and ligase (PFAM: AMP-dependent synthetase and ligase~KEGG: mlo:mll6746 pristinamycin I synthase 3), with translation MLPVPALDYQGPTTLPYTPLPEDYLTLPLFTLFIRQVRQRPDKLAIWDGVAGYTYHQLGQYSGRIAQTLGQLKHRQQQPIGIWLENDRQFIAVMLAALAVGRPYVAFDVTMPLAYNLALAKQANIGDMISIAAHKADLQTLEAPVLYLDILPEGGSSSCFQPTATGDSLAYIIYTSGTTGTPKGVYQNQRNLLHDVSQYIDSIHLSAHDRLSLLYSPTVNGALRDIFGTLLTGATLYIRNLRHHGLASLAAFITTYQLTIYHSVPSIFRAFLLTAGSQTFPSVRLVYLAGDRIVNQDVESYKRHFLPHAFLYIGIGSTENATIYRQWFVTHTTRIGDEPLPVGYAVADRRMYLQSTDGSPTPLGETGEIVVESAFMALGYWQNPALTQATFTQTESGRQFRTGDLGRIRPDGLLEFIGRKDRQIKVAGHRIELAAVEAVIRQIPWVQDTVVIGRPVASEYVLVAYLVSRTPSPAMDQAALLEYCRARLPVYMVPKHWESIAEIPLLANFKVDLSALRRLDAQRTLQVNASSSVTPANGSAMTTAGIKRVLKEAWCATGAGLPTAYERNESWRSGGGSSLDAVAFLLKLEAALNVQIPSEWIHSQMIPLALEKQLLKRVGLMPEPLVSSVSRPVIYFFSAFDGLGPGSVELLRDLQTWGEVNLISYPDVTALRFFDIDFESYIATLMIQIASLPPAQVIIGVCSGTYPAHEVARRLYQPSGTSPALVLVDYFAPGQQPITKFATQGLVGLWRSIRSKSPYQLLQAFSRRFLPNRVYRQLKQYHQQDPRRAYKVLERTVRLAFLPQQVYLLRMSENHLDADLGWEGYCGALIIKSFSFSHRGMLRDANHRRILVDSLRHIESEHQVSVR, from the coding sequence ATGCTACCGGTCCCCGCTTTAGATTACCAGGGCCCTACAACCCTTCCCTATACACCCTTGCCTGAGGACTACCTTACGCTCCCTTTATTTACTCTTTTTATTCGGCAGGTTCGCCAGCGACCCGATAAGCTAGCCATCTGGGATGGCGTTGCTGGTTATACTTACCATCAGCTTGGCCAGTATAGTGGTCGAATTGCCCAGACCCTGGGTCAATTGAAGCATAGGCAACAGCAGCCAATTGGCATATGGCTTGAAAACGACCGGCAGTTTATTGCCGTGATGCTGGCCGCTCTGGCCGTGGGCAGGCCTTACGTGGCTTTCGATGTTACCATGCCGTTAGCTTATAACTTAGCGTTAGCCAAACAAGCTAACATTGGCGATATGATCAGTATTGCAGCGCACAAAGCCGATCTACAAACGCTTGAGGCTCCGGTGCTTTATCTGGACATATTGCCAGAAGGGGGGAGTAGTTCCTGTTTCCAACCCACGGCGACAGGCGATAGCTTGGCCTATATAATTTATACATCAGGCACAACGGGAACGCCAAAGGGGGTGTATCAGAACCAGCGCAACCTGCTCCATGACGTCAGTCAATATATTGATTCCATTCATCTGTCGGCGCACGACCGACTTTCACTTTTGTACTCCCCCACAGTGAATGGTGCCCTGCGTGATATCTTTGGCACTTTGCTCACGGGGGCTACCCTGTACATCCGCAACCTACGCCATCATGGCTTAGCCTCACTGGCCGCCTTTATCACTACCTATCAGCTCACTATTTATCATTCAGTACCCTCTATTTTTAGAGCCTTTTTACTCACCGCCGGCTCCCAGACATTTCCCTCCGTCCGGTTAGTATATCTGGCCGGTGATCGGATCGTAAATCAGGATGTGGAGAGCTATAAACGGCATTTCCTCCCCCACGCTTTTCTTTATATCGGGATCGGTTCGACGGAAAACGCAACCATTTATCGGCAGTGGTTTGTTACGCATACTACCCGGATCGGCGATGAGCCACTACCTGTTGGCTATGCAGTTGCTGATCGAAGGATGTACCTGCAGTCGACGGATGGCTCGCCAACGCCCTTGGGTGAGACAGGCGAAATCGTCGTTGAAAGCGCTTTTATGGCGTTGGGATATTGGCAGAATCCGGCATTGACTCAAGCCACATTTACCCAAACCGAAAGTGGCCGCCAGTTCCGGACCGGCGACTTAGGTCGTATACGCCCGGATGGATTACTAGAATTTATTGGCCGAAAAGACCGACAAATCAAAGTAGCCGGGCATCGGATCGAACTAGCAGCGGTCGAAGCGGTCATTCGTCAGATCCCATGGGTACAAGATACCGTGGTTATTGGTCGGCCAGTCGCCAGCGAGTACGTATTAGTGGCTTACCTGGTGAGTAGAACCCCATCACCGGCAATGGATCAAGCGGCCCTGCTGGAGTACTGCCGGGCGCGGTTACCCGTTTATATGGTCCCTAAGCACTGGGAATCTATTGCTGAAATTCCCCTGCTGGCCAACTTCAAAGTGGATTTATCGGCCCTGCGGCGGCTGGATGCACAACGCACCCTTCAAGTAAACGCATCGTCGAGTGTGACTCCCGCGAATGGTTCTGCCATGACTACGGCCGGGATAAAACGGGTGTTGAAGGAAGCTTGGTGTGCCACCGGAGCAGGCTTACCAACCGCTTACGAGCGAAATGAAAGCTGGCGCAGTGGAGGCGGTTCTTCTCTGGACGCCGTTGCTTTCCTGCTTAAGCTGGAGGCAGCACTAAACGTGCAGATCCCGTCCGAGTGGATACATAGTCAGATGATTCCTTTGGCTCTTGAAAAGCAGTTGCTGAAGCGGGTTGGCCTTATGCCGGAACCTTTAGTTTCTTCAGTTTCTCGTCCCGTTATTTATTTTTTCTCGGCATTCGACGGTTTAGGGCCCGGCTCAGTTGAGCTGCTACGTGATTTGCAAACCTGGGGGGAGGTTAACCTGATCAGCTACCCAGATGTAACGGCTCTACGTTTCTTCGACATTGATTTTGAATCATATATAGCTACCCTCATGATCCAGATCGCCAGCTTGCCTCCAGCTCAGGTAATAATTGGGGTTTGTAGTGGAACCTATCCTGCTCATGAGGTGGCCCGTCGATTGTATCAACCCAGTGGTACTTCACCGGCTTTAGTATTGGTAGACTACTTTGCCCCCGGGCAGCAACCCATTACCAAGTTTGCCACCCAAGGCTTGGTCGGCTTATGGCGATCCATCCGAAGTAAAAGCCCCTACCAACTACTCCAAGCATTTAGTCGGCGATTTTTACCAAACCGGGTTTATCGTCAGTTGAAACAGTATCATCAGCAGGATCCCCGTCGGGCCTATAAAGTACTGGAACGGACGGTACGTCTGGCTTTTCTACCTCAACAGGTTTATTTATTACGCATGAGTGAAAATCATTTGGATGCAGATTTAGGATGGGAAGGCTATTGCGGAGCTCTGATTATAAAGTCATTTTCGTTCAGCCACAGGGGCATGTTAAGAGATGCCAACCACCGAAGAATTCTTGTCGACTCGCTACGCCATATCGAATCAGAACATCAAGTTTCAGTGAGGTAG
- a CDS encoding TPR repeat-containing protein (PFAM: TPR repeat-containing protein; Tetratricopeptide TPR_2 repeat protein~SMART: Tetratricopeptide repeat~KEGG: hypothetical protein) — translation MTVTAQQTAVEFFESGVNRSKSSDFTGALQAFSMAITMNPENAPSYYNRGLAKATLKDHRGAILDYDKAIELNSKDALAYLSRGVSKSRQEDHRGAILDFGRSIELNPDAPQAYYNRGISRSRLDQYQGALTDFSKAIELEPVNAYAYYARAVTKQKLNDFAGSILDFTKVIEISPKRAQAYAGRGTSKVELNDFTGAITDLNKAIELSPQDSESYFHRGYAKGKLDDYKGALPDYERALALKPDHYRAYYGRGFCRSKLGDQKGAVQDFNQAIEVNNVYVETKVVYNGRISHAILDNLRNVVQERDKINELGSERAEAYFSRGVSKHRQGDSKAAIIDLTKAIELNPAYAEAYFTLGLIKSAQGDQKGALTDCNSAIKLKPGYAEVFYVRGLIKHSLGDENGGCLDLSKAGELGYTPAYKVISEYCN, via the coding sequence ATGACCGTTACTGCTCAACAGACTGCGGTTGAGTTCTTTGAAAGTGGAGTTAACCGCAGTAAATCAAGTGATTTTACCGGTGCTCTCCAGGCCTTCAGTATGGCCATTACCATGAACCCCGAAAATGCGCCCAGCTATTACAACCGGGGGTTAGCCAAAGCTACTTTAAAAGATCACCGGGGCGCCATTCTCGATTACGACAAGGCAATCGAACTCAACAGTAAAGACGCCCTGGCTTACCTCAGTCGGGGCGTTAGCAAAAGTCGGCAGGAGGACCATCGTGGTGCTATACTCGACTTCGGCCGTTCCATTGAACTTAACCCAGACGCCCCCCAGGCCTATTATAACCGGGGAATTAGCCGGAGCCGCCTTGACCAATACCAGGGGGCTCTGACCGACTTCTCAAAAGCCATCGAACTGGAGCCGGTCAATGCCTATGCCTATTACGCTCGTGCGGTCACTAAACAGAAATTGAACGACTTCGCCGGAAGTATACTTGATTTTACGAAAGTTATTGAGATTAGCCCAAAGCGGGCACAAGCCTATGCAGGCCGGGGCACATCGAAAGTTGAACTGAATGACTTTACTGGTGCCATTACCGACCTTAACAAAGCGATCGAGTTAAGCCCGCAAGACAGCGAATCCTATTTCCATCGGGGTTATGCAAAAGGAAAGCTCGACGATTATAAAGGTGCACTGCCTGATTATGAGCGGGCGCTGGCGTTAAAGCCGGATCATTACCGGGCCTATTATGGGCGGGGTTTTTGCCGTAGCAAACTTGGCGATCAAAAAGGGGCCGTTCAGGATTTCAACCAGGCTATTGAGGTAAACAATGTTTATGTCGAGACAAAAGTGGTTTACAACGGCCGGATAAGCCATGCTATCCTCGATAACCTGCGGAACGTCGTTCAGGAACGTGACAAAATTAACGAGTTAGGCAGCGAACGCGCCGAAGCCTACTTCAGCCGGGGCGTCAGTAAACACAGGCAGGGTGACTCAAAAGCGGCCATTATAGACCTTACTAAGGCCATTGAACTCAATCCGGCTTATGCCGAAGCGTATTTCACCCTGGGCCTAATCAAGTCGGCCCAGGGTGACCAGAAGGGCGCCCTCACCGATTGCAACAGCGCGATCAAACTAAAGCCCGGCTATGCTGAAGTATTCTATGTACGCGGGCTCATCAAGCATAGTCTGGGCGACGAAAACGGCGGCTGCCTGGATCTGTCCAAAGCCGGTGAGCTAGGTTACACCCCGGCATATAAGGTGATTAGTGAGTATTGTAATTAG
- a CDS encoding signal transduction histidine kinase regulating citrate/malate metabolism (KEGG: gme:Gmet_2956 multi-sensor signal transduction histidine kinase), with protein sequence MEDSIVVSYDNITQLKADAQAARRELVLQQAFEVSINGITFFEAIREKMSAVISDFRLVMINEAGLRMSGYTRQELLGRTLWEIYPATGINGPFSRYVAVCETGQPYMGEVLVVIALFRYPFLLMNFLGEHGMLDGRWLLRGNFN encoded by the coding sequence ATGGAAGACAGCATAGTCGTTTCCTACGATAACATCACCCAACTGAAAGCCGATGCCCAGGCCGCTCGCCGGGAACTAGTCCTGCAACAGGCCTTTGAGGTATCCATCAACGGGATTACCTTCTTCGAGGCCATTCGAGAGAAGATGTCAGCGGTTATTTCCGACTTTCGGCTTGTCATGATCAATGAAGCGGGCCTGCGCATGAGCGGGTATACCCGCCAGGAGCTGTTGGGCCGCACCCTCTGGGAAATCTATCCTGCTACGGGTATCAACGGCCCTTTTAGCCGGTACGTGGCCGTTTGCGAAACGGGCCAGCCTTACATGGGGGAGGTACTAGTCGTCATTGCCCTCTTCAGGTATCCTTTTCTTCTGATGAACTTCCTGGGTGAACATGGAATGCTTGATGGACGGTGGTTACTTAGGGGTAACTTCAATTAA
- a CDS encoding hypothetical protein (KEGG: gme:Gmet_2956 multi-sensor signal transduction histidine kinase), with amino-acid sequence MSTTNQSAQALLASVLRATQNGVLVYQAIRTGGLITDLRLTILNAVAQRDFNKPATDLVGQLCSWLYPVKVKATLFDHYCQIIQTGESARFEYQYQLAAQTTTD; translated from the coding sequence ATGTCGACGACTAATCAATCCGCTCAGGCCCTGCTAGCCAGCGTGCTTAGGGCAACCCAAAACGGGGTATTGGTTTATCAGGCTATCCGCACCGGTGGCCTCATCACCGACCTGCGGCTAACCATACTCAATGCCGTTGCCCAGCGAGATTTTAATAAACCCGCCACCGACCTGGTGGGCCAATTATGTAGTTGGCTCTATCCGGTTAAGGTCAAAGCCACGCTCTTCGATCACTATTGCCAAATCATCCAAACCGGCGAGTCGGCCCGATTTGAGTATCAATACCAGCTGGCGGCACAAACCACCACCGACTAG
- a CDS encoding filamentation induced by cAMP protein Fic (PFAM: filamentation induced by cAMP protein Fic~KEGG: avi:Avi_7373 hypothetical protein), producing the protein MKWIWQLPNWPLFTFDITKFTHYEREFHRNVGVIIGSLAAISDADIDELRVTLLSNEAFDTSKIEGEILDRDSVQSSIRKQLGLQTDGRRAGPKETGVAQMMVDVVRSYRDPLVQERLFLWHKMIMNGRIDLERIGGYRTHADPMQIVSGRLDMPKVYYEAPPSDRVEREMNQFIDWFNRAAEAQMPTVVHAGMAHLYFELIHPFEDGNGRIGRIIAEKALAIGARQSLITSLSSTIERDKKAYYQALERANTSLDITEWLIYFSEKILEAQVYVQRMIAFIVYKARYFETFSGQLNDRQIKVALRLFQEGLEGFRGGLSAENYIRIAKTSRATTTRDLAEMVELGALKRHGKLRHTRYYLPLQEVAEKES; encoded by the coding sequence ATGAAATGGATTTGGCAATTGCCAAACTGGCCACTGTTCACATTTGATATAACAAAGTTTACTCACTACGAGAGAGAATTCCATCGAAATGTTGGGGTGATCATAGGGTCGTTAGCGGCCATTTCTGACGCAGATATTGACGAGTTACGGGTTACTTTATTAAGTAATGAAGCGTTTGATACCTCAAAAATTGAAGGGGAGATTTTAGACCGTGACTCTGTTCAGTCATCGATCCGCAAACAATTAGGCTTACAAACGGATGGGAGAAGGGCGGGACCAAAAGAAACAGGTGTTGCTCAAATGATGGTAGACGTAGTTCGAAGTTATCGTGACCCACTTGTCCAGGAACGCCTATTCTTGTGGCATAAAATGATCATGAATGGCAGAATCGACCTGGAAAGGATTGGGGGCTATCGGACTCATGCAGACCCGATGCAAATCGTATCAGGCCGCTTAGATATGCCAAAAGTATATTATGAGGCTCCTCCATCTGATCGTGTGGAAAGGGAAATGAATCAATTCATCGATTGGTTCAATCGAGCTGCTGAAGCGCAAATGCCAACGGTTGTTCATGCTGGTATGGCCCATTTATATTTTGAATTGATTCATCCTTTTGAGGACGGCAATGGGCGAATAGGTCGTATCATTGCCGAAAAGGCATTAGCCATCGGTGCCAGACAATCATTGATCACCTCTTTATCTAGTACGATCGAGCGAGACAAAAAAGCCTACTATCAGGCGTTAGAGCGGGCCAATACCTCTTTGGACATCACAGAATGGCTCATCTATTTTTCCGAAAAGATTCTGGAAGCCCAAGTTTATGTTCAACGAATGATCGCCTTTATTGTCTATAAAGCTCGGTATTTCGAAACCTTCAGTGGCCAGCTAAATGATCGCCAGATCAAAGTAGCGTTACGTTTGTTTCAGGAAGGGTTAGAGGGCTTCAGGGGAGGCTTAAGTGCAGAAAACTACATTCGGATCGCAAAAACGTCAAGAGCTACGACTACCCGGGATTTGGCCGAGATGGTTGAACTAGGCGCCCTGAAAAGGCATGGGAAGCTACGACACACGCGTTATTATCTTCCGTTACAGGAAGTAGCTGAAAAAGAATCTTAA